Proteins from a single region of Streptomyces vinaceus:
- a CDS encoding potassium-transporting ATPase subunit C yields MNNSVGNTARLLWAGLRALLVLTIVCGVIYPLAVTGIAQVAFSDKANGSEIKDNSGQVVGSSLIGQTYNLPKQNPDDPEEAAKPDLKWFQPRPSNGLGTNSINTQYSLILSGATNKAADNPDLIRLVTDAKAAVIADNSTATYKVKPEDVPADAVTSSGSGLDPDISPAYAHIQTHRIAEQNNLDVEQVEKLVADHTTGRTLGFIGEPRVSVLELNTALKALTKS; encoded by the coding sequence ATGAACAACTCCGTAGGAAACACCGCTCGTCTGCTGTGGGCGGGTCTGCGCGCGCTGCTGGTTCTCACGATCGTCTGCGGCGTCATCTACCCCCTCGCCGTCACCGGGATCGCCCAAGTCGCCTTCAGCGACAAGGCCAACGGCTCCGAGATCAAGGACAACAGCGGCCAGGTCGTCGGCTCCTCCCTCATCGGCCAGACCTACAACCTCCCCAAGCAGAACCCCGACGACCCCGAAGAAGCCGCCAAACCCGACCTGAAGTGGTTCCAGCCGCGCCCCTCCAACGGCCTCGGCACCAACAGCATCAACACCCAGTACTCCCTGATCCTCTCCGGCGCCACCAACAAGGCCGCCGACAACCCGGACCTGATCAGGCTCGTCACCGACGCCAAAGCAGCCGTCATCGCGGACAACTCCACCGCCACCTACAAGGTCAAGCCCGAAGACGTCCCGGCCGACGCCGTCACCTCCTCCGGCTCCGGCCTCGACCCGGACATCTCCCCCGCCTACGCCCACATCCAGACCCACCGGATCGCCGAGCAGAACAACCTCGACGTCGAACAGGTCGAGAAACTCGTCGCCGACCACACCACCGGCCGCACCCTCGGCTTCATCGGCGAACCCCGCGTCAGCGTCCTCGAACTGAACACCGCCCTCAAGGCACTGACCAAGAGCTGA
- a CDS encoding virginiamycin B lyase family protein — MSVPTPTPPGSPGRGASTAFPVPDPASGPYALTAGPDGALWCTLVHAGAVARLDPDGRLTTYALDSPSCGPSLITAGPDGALWFTRARDHRIGRITTAGEARSYALPGDAPGPYGITAGPDGALWFTQLYADRIGRITEDGEVREFPLPVAGAFAGMITAGEDGALWFTLNQANAVGRITTDGDVTLHPLPTEGAAPVGICAGPDGALWFTEIGAGRIGRITPLGEITEFPLADAACRPHAIAAGPDGRLWFTEWGSGRIGSVTPAGQVGSYPLDPPGSEPHGLAFGPDGALYVALEHGAITRVPGGS; from the coding sequence GTGTCCGTACCCACTCCGACGCCTCCCGGCTCCCCCGGACGAGGCGCCTCGACCGCGTTCCCCGTCCCGGATCCGGCCTCGGGCCCGTACGCGCTCACCGCCGGCCCCGACGGCGCGCTGTGGTGCACCCTCGTCCACGCGGGCGCCGTCGCCCGCCTGGATCCCGACGGCCGACTCACCACGTACGCCCTGGACTCGCCCTCCTGCGGCCCCTCGCTCATCACCGCCGGCCCGGACGGCGCCCTGTGGTTCACCCGCGCCCGGGACCACCGGATCGGCCGCATCACGACCGCCGGCGAGGCCCGCTCGTACGCCCTCCCCGGCGACGCCCCCGGTCCGTACGGGATCACCGCCGGCCCGGACGGCGCCCTGTGGTTCACGCAGTTGTACGCCGACCGGATCGGCCGGATCACCGAGGACGGCGAGGTCCGGGAGTTCCCGCTGCCCGTGGCCGGGGCGTTCGCCGGGATGATCACGGCGGGGGAGGACGGCGCGCTGTGGTTCACGCTCAACCAGGCGAACGCGGTGGGGCGGATCACCACGGACGGGGACGTCACCCTGCATCCGCTGCCCACCGAGGGGGCCGCTCCCGTGGGGATCTGCGCGGGCCCCGACGGGGCGCTGTGGTTCACCGAGATCGGGGCCGGGCGGATCGGCCGGATCACCCCCCTCGGTGAGATCACCGAGTTCCCGCTCGCCGACGCGGCCTGCCGGCCCCACGCGATCGCCGCCGGCCCGGACGGACGCCTCTGGTTCACCGAGTGGGGCTCGGGCCGGATCGGGAGCGTCACCCCGGCGGGCCAGGTCGGTTCGTACCCGCTCGACCCGCCCGGGAGCGAGCCCCACGGTCTGGCCTTCGGCCCGGACGGCGCCCTGTACGTGGCGCTGGAGCACGGCGCGATCACGCGGGTGCCGGGCGGATCTTAG
- a CDS encoding ArsR/SmtB family transcription factor yields MQVPLYQAKAEFFRMLGHPVRIRVLELLQDGPMPVRDLLTEIDVEPSNLSQQLAVLRRSGIVVSTRDGATVTYALAGGDVAELLRAARRILTELLAGQSELLAELRQVDPVAGPGRGSGESRGTRTGHEPGIPARRPVGG; encoded by the coding sequence ATGCAGGTACCCCTGTACCAGGCGAAAGCCGAGTTCTTCCGCATGCTGGGACACCCCGTCCGGATCCGTGTCCTGGAGCTCCTCCAGGACGGTCCGATGCCCGTGCGCGATCTGCTCACCGAGATCGACGTCGAGCCGTCGAACCTGTCCCAGCAACTGGCGGTCCTGCGCCGCTCCGGCATCGTCGTCTCCACGCGGGACGGCGCGACCGTCACCTACGCCCTCGCCGGCGGCGACGTGGCCGAGCTCCTGCGCGCGGCCCGCCGCATCCTCACCGAACTCCTGGCGGGACAGAGCGAACTCCTGGCCGAACTCCGCCAGGTCGACCCCGTCGCCGGCCCGGGCCGGGGCAGCGGTGAGAGCCGCGGGACGCGGACGGGCCACGAGCCCGGGATACCGGCCCGGCGGCCGGTCGGTGGCTAG
- a CDS encoding TetR/AcrR family transcriptional regulator — MGSPSSASDLPEPAVRRRTGGRGARVRGQVLAAVGELLVEDGFDRLTVDAVAARAGVHRTSVYRRWRDVGGLLADLLDSAADDSWGPPDTGSLEEDLLALNHEVFAALADGPSLTTVLIEASFRFDDAARALGHFWDDRHARSAPVVTRAAARGEVPAATDPRAVLVTATAPLYHELLLLRTAPDPALPRRAARAAAAAARAGAFADPAPGPDPGPAPEGG; from the coding sequence ATGGGCTCTCCTTCCTCCGCAAGCGATCTTCCCGAACCGGCCGTCCGCAGGCGCACCGGCGGCCGCGGCGCCCGCGTGCGCGGCCAGGTCCTCGCGGCGGTGGGCGAGTTGCTGGTCGAGGACGGTTTCGACCGGCTCACCGTGGACGCCGTCGCGGCCCGCGCCGGCGTGCACCGCACGAGCGTCTACCGCAGGTGGCGGGACGTGGGCGGGCTGCTCGCCGATCTGCTCGACTCCGCGGCGGACGACTCCTGGGGCCCGCCGGACACGGGCTCGCTGGAGGAGGACCTCCTCGCCTTGAACCACGAGGTGTTCGCCGCCCTCGCCGACGGCCCGAGCCTGACGACGGTGCTGATCGAGGCCTCCTTCCGGTTCGACGACGCCGCCCGGGCCCTGGGCCACTTCTGGGACGACCGCCACGCCCGCTCGGCGCCGGTCGTCACGCGGGCCGCGGCCCGGGGTGAAGTCCCCGCGGCCACCGACCCGCGCGCCGTGCTGGTCACCGCGACGGCCCCGCTCTACCACGAGCTCCTGCTGCTGCGGACCGCACCGGACCCCGCGCTCCCGCGCCGGGCCGCCCGCGCCGCGGCCGCGGCGGCGCGGGCGGGCGCCTTCGCCGACCCGGCTCCCGGGCCCGACCCAGGCCCCGCCCCCGAGGGCGGGTAG
- a CDS encoding aldehyde dehydrogenase family protein, whose amino-acid sequence MTDTINLNHHYWQGTFIGDEEAGRRLATLPAAVEAALATPLDTETVLAACDALSRALRNPAHRVQERLGPHLPEGTDADREQLLAELAEFLGRASLTRKLRRELGGTAPQRLSRPDAKETVYEAWAPVGLVAHIAPGNAATVAPLSVIEGLLAGNVNVLKTSSADTFLAQHLLAELAAQDPTGALAERIIVLRFPSSRQEWLRLMCAPADAVAVWGGESAVEGVAAHVPPGCRLVEWGHKISFAYVTRDAFTDEETLSALARDVCLFEQQACSSPQVVYLDTDPGDTEALHAFAERLAAALAAQPAPAAADRALDPAEYAELTTTEHLARLEEHLGLTRVLAAPDGTWRVMADSRPALTASPLHRSVWVKPLPRKDLIATLRPMRRYLQTAAVAGSRTDIAELCALVLAAGATRVTPVGAMTAGYAGEPHDGVYALQRYSRRVAVQADARFATTACLDDLARPALFPPPTGPLLDKAAVQDLNRGVERSDAELYFRSGGSTGKPALSLFTYEDYDTQMHAAARGLLAAGYDPARDRTANLFYCGGMYGGFISFFSILERLGGVQMPMAAGSDHRATAEMIAAYEVDTLFGMPSYLWQLLHEEADLLRSYGGLRKIYYGGEHFTEEQRRTLTETFGIEVVHSITYGSTDLGPLGYQCTESGGSIHHLHADLHTLEIVDVDEDRPVAPGETGRLVFTTRARRGQHLDRYVIGDLGRALPGRCPCGSHAPRFELLGRLGEVMRVATYFLNYRRFVAIAGERLGHGGELQAVLTSGASREGLTVRLERGHAPDPDRAREAFLAAYPEVRSAVAEKLLDFRVEWVDGADLDRTATSGKLLAVVDRRR is encoded by the coding sequence ATGACCGACACCATCAACCTCAACCACCACTACTGGCAGGGCACCTTCATCGGGGACGAGGAGGCGGGCCGCCGGCTGGCCACCCTGCCCGCGGCCGTCGAGGCCGCGCTCGCCACGCCGTTGGACACCGAGACCGTCCTGGCCGCCTGCGACGCGCTCTCCCGCGCCCTGCGGAACCCGGCCCACCGGGTACAGGAGCGGCTCGGCCCCCACCTGCCCGAGGGCACGGACGCCGACCGGGAGCAACTCCTCGCCGAGCTGGCCGAGTTCCTCGGCCGCGCTTCCCTCACCCGCAAACTCCGCCGCGAGCTGGGCGGCACCGCACCGCAGCGGCTCAGCCGCCCCGACGCCAAGGAGACGGTGTACGAGGCCTGGGCGCCCGTCGGCCTGGTGGCGCACATAGCCCCCGGCAACGCCGCGACCGTCGCCCCGCTCAGCGTGATCGAAGGACTCCTCGCCGGGAACGTCAACGTCCTCAAGACCAGCAGCGCCGACACCTTCCTCGCCCAGCACCTCCTCGCCGAACTCGCCGCGCAGGACCCGACCGGCGCCCTCGCCGAGCGCATCATCGTGCTCCGCTTCCCCTCCTCCCGCCAGGAGTGGCTGCGCCTGATGTGCGCGCCCGCCGACGCCGTCGCCGTCTGGGGCGGGGAGAGCGCCGTCGAGGGCGTCGCCGCCCACGTCCCGCCGGGTTGCCGCCTGGTGGAGTGGGGGCACAAGATCTCCTTCGCGTACGTCACCCGGGACGCCTTCACCGACGAGGAGACGCTGAGCGCCCTGGCGCGGGACGTCTGCCTCTTCGAACAGCAGGCCTGCTCCAGTCCCCAGGTCGTCTACCTCGACACCGATCCCGGGGACACCGAGGCGCTCCACGCCTTCGCCGAGCGCCTCGCCGCCGCCCTGGCCGCGCAGCCGGCACCCGCCGCCGCGGACCGCGCCCTCGACCCGGCCGAGTACGCCGAACTGACCACCACCGAGCACCTCGCCCGCCTCGAAGAGCACCTCGGCCTCACCCGCGTCCTGGCCGCCCCCGACGGCACCTGGCGGGTCATGGCCGACAGCCGCCCGGCGCTCACCGCATCCCCGCTGCACCGCAGCGTCTGGGTCAAGCCGCTGCCCCGCAAGGACCTCATCGCCACGCTGCGCCCGATGCGCCGCTACCTCCAGACGGCCGCCGTCGCGGGCAGCCGCACCGACATCGCCGAGCTCTGCGCCCTGGTGCTGGCCGCGGGCGCCACCCGCGTCACCCCCGTCGGGGCCATGACGGCGGGCTACGCCGGCGAACCCCACGACGGGGTCTACGCCCTCCAGCGCTACAGCCGCCGCGTCGCCGTCCAGGCCGACGCGCGCTTCGCCACCACCGCCTGCCTCGACGACCTCGCCCGTCCGGCCCTCTTCCCGCCGCCCACCGGGCCGCTGCTGGACAAGGCCGCCGTCCAGGACCTCAACCGCGGGGTGGAGCGGAGCGACGCCGAGCTGTACTTCCGCAGCGGGGGCAGTACCGGTAAGCCCGCCCTGTCGCTGTTCACGTACGAGGACTACGACACGCAGATGCACGCCGCCGCCCGCGGCCTGCTCGCCGCCGGCTACGACCCGGCCCGCGACCGCACCGCCAACCTCTTCTACTGCGGCGGCATGTACGGCGGGTTCATCAGTTTCTTCTCCATCCTGGAGCGGCTCGGCGGGGTCCAGATGCCGATGGCCGCCGGCTCCGACCACCGGGCCACCGCGGAGATGATCGCCGCCTACGAGGTGGACACGCTGTTCGGCATGCCCTCGTACCTGTGGCAGCTCCTGCACGAGGAAGCCGATCTGCTGCGTTCGTACGGGGGCCTGCGCAAGATCTACTACGGCGGCGAGCACTTCACCGAGGAACAGCGCAGGACGCTGACCGAGACGTTCGGCATCGAGGTCGTCCACTCGATCACCTACGGCAGCACGGACCTCGGCCCGCTCGGCTACCAGTGCACGGAGAGCGGCGGAAGCATCCACCACCTCCACGCCGACCTGCACACCCTGGAGATCGTCGACGTCGACGAGGACCGGCCCGTGGCACCGGGGGAGACCGGCCGGCTCGTCTTCACCACCCGGGCCCGGCGCGGCCAGCACCTCGACCGGTACGTGATCGGGGACCTCGGGCGCGCGCTGCCCGGGCGCTGCCCCTGCGGCAGCCACGCCCCGCGCTTCGAACTGCTGGGCCGGCTGGGCGAGGTGATGCGGGTGGCGACGTACTTCCTCAACTACCGCCGCTTCGTGGCCATCGCGGGGGAGCGGCTGGGCCACGGCGGTGAGCTCCAAGCCGTCCTGACGTCCGGGGCGTCCCGCGAGGGCCTCACCGTACGGCTGGAGCGCGGCCATGCCCCGGATCCGGACCGGGCGAGGGAGGCCTTCCTGGCCGCGTACCCCGAGGTGCGGTCGGCGGTGGCGGAGAAACTCCTCGACTTCCGGGTCGAGTGGGTGGACGGCGCCGATCTGGACCGTACGGCGACCAGCGGGAAGCTGCTGGCGGTGGTGGACCGCAGGCGCTAG
- a CDS encoding response regulator, translated as MTRVLVVEDDPQLVRALKINLQARKFEVAEAGDGRAAIRLAADRKPDVILLDLGLPDIDGIEVIKSVRGWSRVPILVLSARHTSEEKIRALDAGADDYVTKPFSMDELLARLRAATRRQEDPASPAGSSGITTDEFTVDLVARKVVRGERTVRLTPTEWHLLELLIARPGHLVSQRRLLLEVWGPTYAEHTNYLRVYMAQLRRKLEADPSHPRYLITEPGMGYRFEP; from the coding sequence ATGACCCGGGTGCTGGTGGTGGAGGACGATCCGCAGCTCGTCCGCGCACTGAAGATCAACCTCCAGGCGCGCAAGTTCGAGGTCGCCGAGGCCGGTGACGGCCGCGCGGCCATCCGGCTCGCCGCCGACCGGAAACCGGACGTCATCCTCCTGGACCTCGGCCTCCCGGACATCGACGGCATCGAAGTGATCAAGAGCGTCCGCGGCTGGAGCCGGGTGCCGATCCTCGTCCTCTCCGCGCGCCACACCTCCGAGGAGAAGATCCGCGCCCTGGACGCCGGCGCGGACGACTACGTGACCAAGCCGTTCAGCATGGACGAGCTCCTGGCCCGCCTGCGGGCCGCCACCCGGCGGCAGGAGGACCCGGCCTCCCCGGCCGGCTCCTCGGGGATCACGACCGACGAGTTCACCGTCGATCTCGTGGCCCGGAAGGTGGTGCGCGGCGAGCGGACGGTACGTCTGACGCCCACCGAATGGCACCTGCTGGAGCTGCTGATCGCCCGCCCGGGTCATCTCGTCTCCCAGCGCAGGCTGTTGCTGGAGGTGTGGGGCCCCACGTACGCCGAGCACACCAACTACCTGCGCGTGTACATGGCCCAGCTCCGGCGCAAGCTGGAGGCGGACCCCTCGCACCCCCGGTACCTGATCACCGAACCGGGCATGGGCTACCGCTTCGAACCCTGA
- a CDS encoding SDR family oxidoreductase — MSIVVTGASGQLGRLTVEALLRRGVLAADIVATGRDTARIEDLGHRGVVVRRADFAEPDSLAAAFQGADRLLLVSTTTVDERSANHRRAVDAAVAAGVSLVAYTSMTQADTANSILSRTHRATEEYLREREVPSTLLRNSWYLENYTAQLPLFRRSGTVIGAAGTGRISAASRADYAEAAAVVLTTEGHAGAVYELGADEAFTLAELAEAVSAATGEPIAYTDLPGDRLTEALTGVGLPAELAHVLADADLGMSRGELYTGSGDLSRLIGRPATALSDAIAAALR, encoded by the coding sequence ATGTCCATCGTCGTCACCGGAGCCTCAGGCCAGTTGGGCAGGCTCACCGTCGAGGCGCTGCTGCGGCGCGGAGTCCTGGCCGCGGACATCGTCGCGACCGGACGGGACACCGCACGCATCGAAGACCTCGGCCACCGCGGCGTCGTGGTGCGCCGGGCGGACTTCGCGGAGCCGGACAGCCTCGCGGCGGCGTTCCAGGGAGCGGACCGGCTGCTGCTGGTGTCCACCACCACCGTAGATGAGCGGTCGGCCAACCACCGCCGGGCCGTCGACGCGGCAGTGGCGGCCGGCGTGTCGCTGGTGGCGTACACAAGCATGACGCAGGCCGACACGGCGAACAGCATCCTTTCCCGCACCCACCGCGCCACCGAGGAGTACCTGCGCGAACGCGAGGTCCCCAGCACACTGCTGCGCAACAGCTGGTACCTGGAGAACTACACCGCCCAACTGCCCCTGTTCCGCCGGAGCGGGACGGTGATCGGAGCCGCGGGCACCGGCAGGATCAGCGCCGCGTCACGCGCCGACTACGCGGAGGCCGCCGCCGTCGTGCTGACCACCGAGGGCCACGCGGGCGCGGTGTACGAGCTGGGTGCGGACGAGGCGTTCACCCTGGCCGAGCTGGCGGAGGCGGTCTCGGCGGCCACCGGGGAGCCGATCGCCTACACCGATCTGCCCGGGGACCGGCTCACCGAGGCGCTGACCGGGGTCGGCCTGCCCGCCGAACTGGCGCACGTCCTCGCCGACGCCGACCTCGGGATGAGCCGCGGCGAGCTGTACACGGGATCCGGCGACCTCAGCCGCCTGATCGGCCGGCCGGCCACTGCCCTGTCCGACGCTATCGCCGCCGCGCTGCGCTGA
- a CDS encoding winged helix-turn-helix transcriptional regulator, with protein MSGLATAENVTEPMASWDPYTRGCPSRDLLDQIGSKWAVLVLGELGKHGACRFTRLRQRLAGVSEKMLTQTLRTLERDGLVRRTVYPEVPPHVEYDLTPLGQTLRGPLRVLTQWSVEHVGEVLAARQEYDVRAEGTA; from the coding sequence GTGAGTGGATTGGCGACCGCCGAGAATGTGACGGAGCCCATGGCGTCATGGGACCCGTACACGCGCGGCTGCCCCTCGCGCGACCTGCTCGACCAGATCGGCAGCAAGTGGGCGGTGCTCGTGCTGGGAGAACTCGGCAAGCACGGAGCCTGCCGGTTCACCCGGTTGCGGCAGCGGCTGGCCGGAGTGAGCGAGAAGATGCTCACCCAGACGCTGCGCACGCTCGAACGCGACGGACTGGTCCGGCGGACCGTGTATCCCGAGGTGCCGCCCCACGTCGAGTACGACCTGACCCCCCTCGGTCAGACCCTGCGGGGACCACTGCGCGTACTCACCCAGTGGTCGGTGGAGCACGTCGGCGAAGTCCTTGCCGCACGTCAGGAGTACGACGTCCGCGCCGAGGGCACCGCCTGA
- a CDS encoding SMP-30/gluconolactonase/LRE family protein, which produces MSSRTVPPHTASTCAASTRTTVRVMGRRALVTLTATSAALTAFTLPATAASPGGPAPAHALQGGNGDQAITLDGSRAFPESVAADRHFVYASSIGDGTVYRGRPGATTLEPFLPAGQDGRTQAAGIKITGNRLLVAGAFSGRFFVYSTSGRLVAAYTVPETGEQTLVNDAAVAPNGDVYITDSLRAVVYRIPAAEVDGPATGAHRTLRVAYHLPDYVAGQSNGNGITTAPDGTSLIIGYWYSGALYRLDLTTGGVRRIDAPPLPSADGIVRQGNTLYVARSVNNEVTELRLSAGSTRAVVVSERTFPGADTTTGVAVSGGRLLVTNSQMDTYLYGEPLTSPAFTIESLPLR; this is translated from the coding sequence ATGTCCTCCCGCACAGTTCCCCCGCACACCGCGTCCACCTGCGCCGCGTCCACCCGTACGACCGTCCGCGTCATGGGGCGGCGTGCGCTCGTCACCCTTACCGCCACCTCCGCGGCCCTGACCGCGTTCACGCTTCCCGCGACCGCCGCCTCCCCCGGTGGCCCCGCCCCCGCCCACGCCTTGCAGGGCGGGAACGGCGACCAGGCGATCACCCTCGACGGCAGCCGCGCGTTCCCCGAAAGCGTGGCGGCCGACCGCCACTTCGTCTACGCCAGCAGCATCGGCGACGGCACCGTCTACCGGGGACGCCCCGGGGCGACCACGCTCGAACCCTTCCTGCCGGCCGGCCAGGACGGCCGCACCCAGGCCGCCGGCATCAAGATCACAGGCAACCGCTTGCTGGTCGCCGGCGCGTTCAGCGGGCGCTTCTTCGTCTACAGCACTTCCGGGAGGCTCGTCGCGGCCTACACCGTTCCTGAGACCGGCGAACAGACCCTCGTCAACGACGCGGCCGTGGCTCCCAACGGTGACGTCTACATCACCGACTCGCTGCGCGCCGTGGTCTACCGGATTCCGGCCGCCGAGGTGGACGGCCCCGCCACCGGCGCCCACCGGACTCTGCGGGTGGCCTACCACCTGCCGGACTACGTGGCCGGCCAGTCCAACGGCAACGGCATCACCACCGCCCCCGACGGCACGTCGCTGATCATCGGCTACTGGTACAGCGGCGCCCTCTACCGGCTCGACCTCACCACCGGCGGTGTCCGCAGGATCGACGCACCGCCGCTGCCCAGCGCCGACGGCATCGTCCGGCAAGGAAACACCCTGTACGTCGCGCGTTCGGTGAACAACGAGGTCACCGAACTGCGACTGTCCGCCGGGAGCACGCGGGCAGTCGTCGTCTCCGAACGCACCTTCCCAGGCGCCGACACCACCACCGGCGTCGCCGTGAGCGGGGGCCGGCTGCTGGTGACCAACTCCCAGATGGACACCTACCTCTACGGCGAACCGCTGACCAGCCCGGCCTTCACCATCGAGAGCCTGCCGCTGCGCTGA
- a CDS encoding IS5 family transposase (programmed frameshift), giving the protein MSNKPWIVDDELWARVEPLLPAWPERSPGPRPVDDRRCLQGTLFVLCTGIAWRQLPLELGFGSGQTCWRRLGRWQETGVFEALHRILLAESNVAGLIDWTRACVDASHVRAKNGGEATGPSSVDRRKTGSKHHLISDGGGIPFHVITTAANVNDVTQTLALVDGIPQVAGVVGRPRKRPDALLGDKGYDSNPNRRELRKRRILPVISRRGEPDIIGLGKLRYVVEQTFAQLHQFKRLAVRWERRLDLHEALVSLACATICWRRLRRPAQPTRRP; this is encoded by the exons GTGAGCAACAAGCCGTGGATCGTGGACGACGAGCTGTGGGCCCGGGTCGAGCCGCTGCTGCCGGCCTGGCCGGAGCGGTCGCCGGGCCCTCGCCCGGTAGATGACCGGCGTTGCCTGCAGGGCACCCTGTTCGTGCTCTGCACCGGCATCGCCTGGCGGCAGTTGCCGCTGGAGTTGGGCTTCGGTTCCGGGCAGACCTGCTGGCGGCGGCTCGGCCGCTGGCAGGAGACAGGGGTGTTCGAGGCCCTGCACCGCATACTCCTGGCCGAGTCGAACGTGGCCGGGCTGATCGACTGGACGCGCGCGTGCGTGGATGCCTCCCACGTGCGCGCGAAAAATGGGGGCGAGGCCACCGGCCCGTCATCGGTCGACCGCCGCAAGACCGGCAGCAAACACCACCTGATCAGCGACGGCGGCGGCATCCCGTTCCACGTGATCACCACCGCCGCCAACGTCAACGACGTCACCCAGACCCTCGCCCTGGTCGACGGCATCCCACAGGTCGCCGGC GTTGTCGGCCGCCCCCGCAAACGCCCCGACGCCCTGCTCGGCGACAAGGGCTACGACAGCAACCCCAACCGCCGCGAGCTGCGCAAACGCCGGATCCTGCCCGTCATCTCCCGCCGCGGCGAGCCCGACATCATCGGCCTCGGCAAGCTCCGCTACGTCGTCGAGCAGACCTTCGCCCAGCTCCACCAGTTCAAACGCCTCGCCGTCCGCTGGGAACGCCGCCTCGACCTGCACGAAGCCCTCGTATCACTCGCCTGCGCGACCATCTGCTGGCGGCGCCTCAGGCGGCCTGCTCAGCCGACTCGCAGACCGTGA
- a CDS encoding PP2C family protein-serine/threonine phosphatase — protein MSEHDGRSAGPPGEYEALRARLRAMEAAAEQIGTRLDENATCEELAGFLFRNLCDAVAVDLRAEDGGLDRVAVAGAVGLLATRAEKSPSVRALDGGHPLSEWVVASGGTRVHLVSVPLLAHDRVYGAVLAVRAHGGFSDHEAATLHFTARLAAVHLGHAREMAATEDTAMNLQRALVSEPGRPHPNLEMASRYLPVGTRALVGGDWFETVRLHFGRTLLVVGDVMGHGLDAAVDMNAYRSTLRDVASTDLAPHRVLRQLDALVAEDPARRPATCLLVRVDPTRGVADFASAGHLPPAVFGEDSTAVLVDVPVGPPLGTGVGGYEGMTRRITPEETLLMFTDGLVERRGEDIDVSLARLAGLRLPVGETVEEMVDAVVAALDARHAEDDVAVLAARVRPRRP, from the coding sequence TTGTCCGAGCACGACGGGAGGTCCGCCGGACCACCGGGGGAGTACGAGGCGCTGCGCGCGCGGCTGCGCGCCATGGAGGCCGCGGCCGAGCAGATCGGGACCAGGCTCGACGAGAACGCCACATGCGAGGAGCTCGCCGGCTTCCTGTTCCGCAACCTGTGCGACGCCGTCGCGGTGGACCTGCGGGCCGAGGACGGCGGGCTCGACCGGGTCGCCGTGGCCGGGGCCGTCGGGCTGCTGGCCACCCGGGCCGAGAAGTCGCCGTCGGTACGCGCGCTCGACGGCGGGCACCCCCTCTCCGAGTGGGTGGTGGCCTCCGGCGGTACCCGGGTGCACCTGGTATCGGTGCCGTTGCTGGCCCACGACCGGGTCTACGGCGCGGTGCTGGCCGTACGGGCTCACGGCGGCTTCAGCGACCACGAGGCGGCGACCCTCCACTTCACGGCCCGGCTGGCGGCGGTGCACCTCGGCCACGCCCGGGAGATGGCCGCCACCGAGGACACGGCGATGAACCTGCAGCGGGCGCTGGTGTCGGAGCCGGGGCGCCCGCACCCCAACCTGGAGATGGCCAGCCGCTACCTGCCGGTCGGCACCAGGGCGCTCGTGGGCGGGGACTGGTTCGAGACGGTCCGGCTCCATTTCGGCCGCACGCTGCTGGTGGTCGGGGACGTCATGGGCCACGGGCTCGATGCCGCCGTCGACATGAACGCCTACCGCTCCACCCTGCGCGACGTGGCCTCCACCGACCTCGCCCCGCACCGCGTGCTGCGCCAGCTGGACGCGCTGGTGGCCGAGGACCCGGCCCGGCGGCCGGCGACCTGTCTGCTCGTACGGGTCGACCCCACGCGCGGGGTCGCGGACTTCGCCAGCGCCGGCCACCTGCCGCCGGCGGTCTTCGGGGAGGACAGCACGGCGGTCCTGGTCGACGTGCCGGTGGGTCCGCCGCTGGGCACCGGCGTGGGCGGCTACGAGGGCATGACCCGGCGGATCACCCCCGAGGAGACCCTGCTGATGTTCACGGACGGACTGGTGGAACGGCGCGGCGAGGACATCGACGTCTCACTGGCCCGGCTGGCGGGGCTGCGGCTGCCGGTCGGGGAGACGGTGGAGGAGATGGTGGACGCGGTGGTCGCGGCCCTGGACGCCCGCCACGCGGAGGACGACGTCGCCGTACTCGCCGCCCGCGTCCGCCCCCGCAGACCTTAG